A genomic region of Methanomassiliicoccus sp. contains the following coding sequences:
- a CDS encoding 50S ribosomal protein L32e, producing MVKKKPELDEETKKLLALRYEMSHDRIAFLRQEWFRFPRLGEKWRRPRGMHSKMRRHIQYRPNVVSIGYRGPAKVRCLHPSGFQEVMVWNPDQLDKVDPKVQAVRVGGSVGFKKRQAIEKKADELGIRVLNRTG from the coding sequence GTGGTCAAGAAGAAGCCGGAGCTCGATGAGGAGACCAAGAAGCTCCTGGCCCTCCGCTATGAGATGAGCCATGACCGTATCGCCTTCCTTCGGCAGGAGTGGTTCCGCTTCCCCCGACTCGGCGAGAAGTGGAGAAGGCCTCGGGGCATGCACAGCAAGATGCGCCGGCACATCCAGTATCGACCCAACGTGGTCAGCATCGGCTATCGCGGACCGGCCAAGGTCCGCTGTCTGCACCCCTCCGGATTCCAGGAGGTAATGGTGTGGAACCCCGACCAGCTCGACAAGGTGGACCCCAAGGTCCAGGCGGTAAGGGTCGGCGGCAGTGTGGGATTCAAGAAGCGTCAGGCCATCGAGAAGAAGGCCGATGAACTGGGCATTCGTGTCCTGAACAGGACGGGATGA
- a CDS encoding 50S ribosomal protein L6, with protein MTLSGHLEERVAIPKGVTVTVNGAIVEIKGPKGKLARDFSNPKTKVTVDGDHFVIRCELPRVKDKAMIGTFSSHLTNMIEGVTVGFEYHMKIVYSHFPMKTAVKGDKFVIENFLGERSPRMAKILGDTKIVVKGNDVVLTGINVEAVGQTAANIEYATKIWGYDPRVFQDGIYITEKAKKVSS; from the coding sequence ATGACACTAAGCGGACATCTAGAGGAAAGGGTGGCCATCCCCAAGGGGGTCACCGTAACCGTCAACGGAGCCATCGTGGAGATCAAGGGTCCCAAGGGCAAGCTCGCCCGGGACTTCAGCAACCCTAAGACCAAGGTCACAGTGGACGGAGACCACTTCGTCATCAGGTGCGAGCTACCACGCGTGAAGGACAAGGCCATGATAGGCACCTTTTCATCCCACCTGACAAACATGATAGAGGGTGTTACCGTGGGATTCGAGTACCATATGAAGATCGTGTACTCCCACTTCCCCATGAAGACGGCCGTCAAGGGCGACAAGTTCGTCATCGAGAACTTTCTCGGAGAGCGCTCTCCCCGTATGGCCAAGATCCTTGGTGACACCAAGATCGTGGTAAAGGGAAACGATGTTGTGCTCACAGGGATCAATGTCGAGGCGGTCGGTCAGACGGCAGCCAACATCGAATATGCCACCAAGATCTGGGGCTACGATCCCCGGGTGTTCCAGGATGGCATATACATCACTGAGAAGGCCAAGAAGGTGAGCTCATGA
- a CDS encoding 30S ribosomal protein S8: MQSDPLNDAMSTIKNAASVGKSECMIRPSSKLIGRVLKVMQEHGYINQFEFIEDGKAGVFKVMIQGKINNCGVIKPRYSVQKNDLERFEARYLPAQDFGVLIMTTTAGVVSHTRAKELGVGGKLLAYVY; the protein is encoded by the coding sequence ATGCAGAGCGACCCACTTAACGACGCCATGTCGACCATAAAGAACGCGGCCTCAGTAGGTAAGAGCGAGTGCATGATACGCCCCTCCTCGAAGCTGATCGGAAGGGTTCTGAAGGTCATGCAGGAGCACGGCTACATCAACCAGTTCGAGTTCATCGAGGATGGCAAGGCTGGCGTGTTCAAGGTAATGATACAGGGCAAGATCAACAACTGCGGCGTGATCAAGCCGAGATACTCGGTGCAGAAGAACGACCTGGAAAGGTTTGAGGCCAGATACCTCCCCGCTCAGGACTTTGGGGTGCTCATCATGACGACCACCGCGGGCGTCGTGAGCCATACCCGGGCCAAGGAGCTAGGGGTAGGCGGAAAGCTTCTGGCCTATGTGTACTGA
- a CDS encoding 30S ribosomal protein S14 produces MQSRGGRVKTKKEFGRKKGCLRCGRKRGIVRRYGMHVCRQCFREIAPEIGFKKYS; encoded by the coding sequence ATACAAAGTCGAGGTGGTCGAGTGAAGACTAAGAAAGAGTTTGGAAGGAAGAAGGGATGCCTGCGCTGCGGAAGAAAGCGTGGCATCGTGCGCCGGTACGGTATGCACGTCTGCCGGCAGTGCTTCCGCGAGATCGCCCCGGAGATCGGGTTCAAGAAGTATAGCTGA
- a CDS encoding 50S ribosomal protein L5 → MSDMRQPRIEKVVVNIGVGEAGERLNKALKVLNMVTKQKPVVTTAKVTNRDLGVRHGMPIGCKVTMRGAKAQEFLQKALSIRDNRVASYSFDKEGNLSFGLPDYTDFEGMKYDPEIGIFGMDVNVVFMRPGYRVAKRRIMSRKIPHEHRMTRDEAISFMREQYKVEVVE, encoded by the coding sequence ATGAGCGACATGAGGCAGCCGAGGATCGAGAAGGTCGTCGTCAACATCGGCGTTGGCGAGGCCGGGGAACGCCTGAACAAGGCCCTCAAGGTCCTGAACATGGTCACCAAGCAGAAGCCGGTGGTCACCACCGCCAAGGTCACCAACCGTGACCTGGGCGTCAGGCACGGCATGCCCATCGGATGCAAGGTCACCATGAGGGGAGCGAAGGCCCAGGAATTCCTGCAGAAGGCGCTGTCCATCCGCGATAACCGGGTGGCCAGCTATTCCTTTGACAAGGAGGGGAACCTCTCCTTCGGATTGCCCGACTACACCGACTTCGAGGGAATGAAATACGACCCAGAGATCGGGATTTTCGGTATGGATGTCAACGTGGTCTTCATGAGGCCAGGGTACCGGGTGGCCAAGCGGCGCATCATGTCCAGGAAGATACCCCATGAGCACCGCATGACCAGAGATGAGGCCATCAGCTTCATGAGGGAGCAATACAAAGTCGAGGTGGTCGAGTGA
- a CDS encoding 30S ribosomal protein S4e: MSNEIKRLTAPRSWPVKRKSNAWITKPSPGAHALEDSIPVNVVLRDLLKVCNTASEVRAVLFEKGLLVDGKIVTSLKQGVGLMDIVSLPKMGATYRMVINRRGKLELVRIPEAKAAWKLCRIENKTTVPGGKTQLNLHDGRNILIDGGEYKTGDVLKIEVPSQKILEHYDLNKGSVALITSGAHVGEIAIVEEYMITRLTSENLVKFKNGTSTVKSNVFVIGAKAPEIELPEEAAI, from the coding sequence ATGAGCAATGAGATCAAGAGGTTGACCGCACCCCGCAGCTGGCCCGTGAAGAGGAAGAGCAACGCCTGGATCACCAAGCCATCCCCCGGCGCTCACGCCCTGGAGGACAGCATTCCGGTGAACGTTGTTCTGCGTGACCTGCTAAAGGTCTGCAACACCGCCAGCGAGGTCAGGGCGGTTCTGTTCGAGAAGGGGCTCCTAGTGGACGGCAAAATAGTCACCAGCCTCAAGCAGGGCGTTGGCCTTATGGACATCGTCTCCCTGCCCAAGATGGGCGCGACCTACCGCATGGTGATAAACCGCCGCGGCAAGCTGGAGCTCGTCAGGATACCCGAGGCCAAGGCGGCCTGGAAGCTGTGCCGCATCGAGAACAAGACGACCGTTCCCGGTGGTAAGACCCAGCTCAACCTGCACGATGGGAGGAACATCCTCATCGACGGGGGAGAGTACAAGACCGGCGATGTTCTCAAGATCGAGGTCCCCAGCCAGAAGATACTGGAACACTACGACCTGAACAAGGGAAGCGTGGCCCTGATCACATCGGGTGCCCACGTAGGGGAGATCGCCATCGTGGAGGAGTACATGATCACAAGGCTCACCTCAGAGAACTTGGTGAAGTTCAAGAACGGCACCTCCACCGTCAAATCCAATGTCTTCGTGATCGGCGCCAAGGCGCCCGAGATAGAGCTGCCAGAGGAGGCCGCGATATGA
- a CDS encoding 50S ribosomal protein L24, with translation MVQSKKARKQRKAFYNAPLHIRRKNVSSHLSKELSKEYGLRSLQVRKGDTIRIMRGDEDILGMEGRVAAVFTRTGRVSVDGVTIAKADGTQTARPVHASKVEIIKLDLSDPKRKEKLAKAKEVSQ, from the coding sequence ATGGTACAGAGCAAGAAAGCAAGGAAGCAGAGGAAGGCCTTCTATAACGCTCCCTTACACATCCGGAGGAAGAACGTCTCCTCCCACCTAAGCAAGGAGCTCAGCAAGGAGTATGGGCTCCGCTCGCTCCAGGTACGGAAGGGAGACACTATCCGGATCATGCGGGGAGATGAGGACATCCTCGGCATGGAAGGCAGGGTTGCTGCCGTCTTCACCAGGACCGGTAGGGTATCCGTGGATGGGGTCACCATAGCCAAGGCCGACGGCACCCAGACCGCCCGACCCGTACATGCGTCCAAGGTAGAGATCATCAAGTTGGACCTCTCCGACCCTAAGAGGAAGGAGAAGCTCGCCAAGGCCAAGGAGGTTTCACAATGA
- a CDS encoding 50S ribosomal protein L14 gives MKGIAGKQSRGVQTGTVLNVIDNTGAKTISIITVPGYHGTARRYPKAGVGDIVIASVKKGSPEMRRQVVYAVIVRQRRPFRRADGVMISFEDNAAVITTEEGETKGTDIKGPVAREAAERWPRIAATASTII, from the coding sequence ATGAAGGGAATCGCTGGCAAGCAGTCACGCGGTGTCCAGACCGGCACCGTGCTCAACGTTATCGATAACACGGGAGCAAAGACGATATCCATCATCACCGTCCCCGGTTACCACGGGACCGCCCGCAGGTACCCCAAGGCCGGTGTCGGTGACATCGTCATCGCTTCAGTCAAGAAGGGTTCCCCCGAGATGAGGAGGCAGGTCGTCTACGCCGTCATAGTCCGGCAGCGCAGGCCTTTCCGCCGCGCTGACGGGGTCATGATCTCGTTCGAGGACAACGCCGCGGTCATTACCACAGAGGAGGGGGAGACCAAGGGAACGGACATCAAGGGACCCGTAGCGAGGGAAGCGGCGGAGAGGTGGCCCCGAATAGCGGCAACCGCCTCTACCATCATATGA
- a CDS encoding 30S ribosomal protein S17, whose translation MANEVKDIGIDVKAPESACTDRHCPFHGELSVKGMTIEGVVISTKMDKTAVVERNYLKYQEKYERYEKRTSHYSVHNPPCLGIKAGDQVKIMECRPLSKTVSFVIVEKR comes from the coding sequence ATGGCTAACGAAGTCAAGGATATTGGAATCGATGTTAAAGCGCCGGAGTCCGCCTGCACCGACAGGCATTGCCCCTTCCATGGGGAACTGTCGGTTAAGGGGATGACCATCGAAGGGGTTGTCATTTCCACGAAGATGGATAAGACCGCGGTGGTGGAGCGCAACTATCTGAAATACCAGGAGAAGTACGAACGTTATGAGAAGAGGACGAGCCACTACTCAGTGCACAACCCCCCCTGCTTGGGGATCAAGGCTGGCGACCAGGTCAAGATAATGGAGTGTCGCCCACTGAGCAAGACCGTCTCCTTCGTTATCGTTGAGAAGAGGTGA
- a CDS encoding ribonuclease P protein subunit — protein sequence MSLNKRDFMRSELIGLEVEVLPNAGCGNISGTIVDETKNTFVLRRTDREVTVPKAAHDFLFTYQGEKVLIHGSEIQHRPEDRIKKIR from the coding sequence ATGAGCTTGAACAAGAGGGATTTCATGAGATCGGAACTGATAGGATTGGAGGTGGAGGTCTTGCCCAATGCGGGCTGCGGTAATATCAGCGGCACCATAGTGGACGAGACCAAGAACACCTTTGTTCTGCGCCGGACTGACCGCGAGGTCACCGTGCCCAAGGCCGCTCATGATTTCTTGTTCACATACCAGGGAGAAAAGGTCCTGATTCACGGTTCGGAGATCCAGCACCGACCTGAGGATCGTATCAAGAAGATTAGGTGA
- the yciH gene encoding stress response translation initiation inhibitor YciH codes for MAEICPVCGLPKELCMCEEIAREQQTVRISTDSRRYGKIVTVVEGIDENDIDMDDLAKKLKSKCAAGGTAKEGRIELQGDHKKKVKEVLEQMGFKTDVR; via the coding sequence ATGGCTGAAATCTGCCCGGTATGTGGACTACCCAAGGAACTGTGCATGTGCGAGGAGATCGCACGTGAGCAGCAGACAGTTAGGATCAGCACCGACAGCAGGCGATACGGAAAGATCGTGACCGTGGTCGAAGGCATCGACGAGAACGACATAGACATGGACGATCTGGCAAAGAAATTGAAGAGCAAATGCGCCGCCGGCGGTACGGCCAAAGAGGGCCGCATTGAGCTGCAGGGTGACCACAAGAAGAAGGTCAAAGAGGTCCTCGAACAGATGGGCTTCAAGACGGATGTCAGATGA
- the rpmC gene encoding 50S ribosomal protein L29: MALLRTSEIKTMSGEERVKKLRELRDDLMHERGTAAMGGAPANPGKIRALRTNIARIETIQKEEEKH; this comes from the coding sequence ATGGCCCTTCTACGCACGTCAGAGATCAAGACCATGAGCGGCGAGGAGCGCGTCAAGAAACTACGCGAGCTCCGCGACGATCTCATGCATGAGAGAGGCACCGCCGCAATGGGCGGAGCGCCCGCCAACCCCGGCAAGATACGGGCCCTCAGGACCAACATAGCTAGGATCGAGACCATCCAGAAGGAGGAGGAGAAGCACTAA
- a CDS encoding 30S ribosomal protein S3 — MANERKFIAENVRRVLLKEYLMKEVTRAGFGGLDVQRTPMGTRVTLITERPGIVIGRRGAAIKNLTRAIEEDFKFDNPQVEVQEVANPNLNAQIMAEKLAFALERGWHFRRAGHSTIRRVMESGARGCHIVIAGKLTGQRHRTEKFKDGYIKFCGETKLKNVDKGYAVAKLKPGVIGVTVEIMHPDAKLPDEIDITAPAEAMEKFPEIAPLMVKKEEPSPIVPLEDSSTAEEPAPIDEGEGVKEGEQ, encoded by the coding sequence ATGGCAAACGAAAGGAAGTTCATAGCCGAGAACGTCCGCAGGGTCCTCCTCAAGGAATACTTGATGAAGGAGGTCACCAGGGCAGGGTTCGGCGGGCTAGACGTGCAGAGGACCCCCATGGGGACAAGGGTTACGCTCATCACCGAGCGCCCCGGGATCGTGATCGGTCGCCGCGGTGCGGCCATCAAGAACCTCACCCGAGCGATCGAGGAGGACTTCAAGTTCGACAACCCTCAGGTGGAGGTCCAGGAGGTAGCTAATCCCAACCTCAACGCCCAGATCATGGCCGAGAAGCTGGCCTTTGCCCTGGAGAGGGGGTGGCACTTCCGCCGCGCGGGTCACAGCACCATCCGCAGGGTCATGGAGTCCGGCGCCCGGGGCTGCCACATCGTCATCGCAGGCAAGCTCACTGGGCAGAGGCACAGGACCGAGAAGTTCAAGGATGGCTACATCAAGTTCTGCGGCGAGACCAAGCTGAAGAACGTGGACAAGGGCTACGCGGTCGCGAAGCTCAAGCCCGGCGTCATCGGCGTCACAGTGGAGATCATGCATCCGGATGCGAAGCTTCCGGACGAGATCGACATCACTGCCCCGGCGGAGGCAATGGAGAAGTTCCCCGAGATCGCACCGTTGATGGTGAAGAAGGAGGAGCCTTCCCCTATTGTCCCCTTGGAGGACAGCAGCACAGCTGAGGAACCCGCCCCTATCGATGAGGGCGAAGGCGTGAAGGAGGGAGAGCAGTAA
- a CDS encoding 50S ribosomal protein L22, protein MAGYTQYTDPDKTAKAIGKEKPVSPKDSREICRMVRGKSVTVAIRMLEEVIDLKRPVPFGRYNTGVAHKIGVGPGRFPKKSAEAILEVIQSAKHNAEYKGLDSENMKVKVITANLGRTIPGHMPRAYGRSTPWNQQTVNIEVILEEAQ, encoded by the coding sequence ATGGCTGGATACACTCAATACACCGATCCGGACAAGACCGCGAAGGCCATTGGCAAGGAGAAACCTGTCTCCCCCAAGGACTCACGCGAGATCTGCCGCATGGTCAGAGGCAAGAGCGTCACCGTGGCTATCAGGATGCTAGAGGAGGTCATCGACCTCAAGAGGCCGGTACCTTTCGGACGTTACAACACCGGGGTCGCCCACAAGATTGGCGTGGGCCCCGGAAGGTTCCCCAAGAAGTCCGCCGAGGCTATCCTGGAGGTCATCCAGAGCGCTAAGCACAATGCAGAGTACAAGGGCCTTGACTCTGAGAACATGAAGGTCAAGGTCATCACCGCGAACCTCGGACGGACCATTCCGGGACACATGCCCCGTGCCTATGGCAGGAGCACGCCCTGGAACCAGCAGACCGTCAACATCGAGGTCATCCTGGAGGAGGCACAGTAA
- a CDS encoding 30S ribosomal protein S19 yields MAKEKIGGQKAARRKQRKKKGGITARRKKEFTYRGFTMEELLEMPFDEMVTLLPSRARRTLARGMNDEQRTAFEVLKSGNREITRTHRRDVPIIPQFVGKRVAVHNGKEFFEFEIKPEMIGHFTGEFAMTRHEVKHSGPGVGATRGSKFLPLK; encoded by the coding sequence ATGGCAAAGGAGAAGATTGGCGGCCAGAAAGCCGCGCGCAGGAAGCAGCGCAAGAAGAAGGGCGGCATCACCGCCCGGCGCAAGAAGGAGTTCACCTACCGTGGCTTCACGATGGAGGAGCTGCTGGAGATGCCCTTTGACGAGATGGTCACTTTGCTCCCGTCCCGTGCCCGGAGGACCCTGGCCCGGGGAATGAATGATGAGCAGAGGACCGCCTTCGAGGTTCTCAAGTCCGGTAACCGCGAGATCACCAGGACCCACCGCCGTGACGTCCCCATCATCCCCCAGTTCGTAGGGAAGAGGGTGGCCGTTCACAACGGCAAGGAGTTCTTTGAGTTCGAGATCAAGCCGGAGATGATAGGACATTTCACTGGCGAGTTCGCCATGACCAGGCATGAAGTGAAGCACTCTGGACCAGGCGTCGGTGCCACCAGGGGTTCCAAGTTCCTGCCGCTTAAGTAA
- a CDS encoding 50S ribosomal protein L2, with translation MGKQLRQQRRGKGGAVYRNPGHRQIGNIRYPNVDAGTGKIVDLIHAPGRSGPLAKIDFSGENVLMIAAEGMVVGKNVTYDMSAADLSPGNVVPLSSVPEGSYVYNVEGQPGDGGKFVRTAGTSATVVSRGDKVVLLMPSGSFKTFNPRCRASLGVVAGGGQREKPFGKSGNKFHAYRSKSKAYLKVKGVAMNPVNHPHGGGGHPHVGKPSTVGRNAPPGRKVGRLSPKRRK, from the coding sequence ATGGGAAAACAGCTCAGACAGCAGAGACGTGGAAAGGGCGGCGCGGTCTACCGCAACCCTGGCCACAGGCAGATCGGTAACATTCGGTATCCCAATGTCGATGCCGGCACTGGCAAGATAGTCGATCTCATACACGCCCCCGGTCGCAGCGGACCTTTGGCCAAGATCGATTTCTCCGGTGAGAACGTATTGATGATCGCCGCAGAGGGCATGGTGGTGGGCAAGAACGTCACCTACGACATGTCCGCCGCGGACCTCAGCCCCGGGAACGTGGTCCCTCTCAGTTCCGTTCCTGAGGGAAGCTATGTTTACAATGTAGAGGGACAACCCGGCGACGGCGGTAAGTTCGTCCGCACTGCCGGCACGTCCGCGACCGTGGTCAGCAGAGGAGACAAGGTAGTGCTCCTCATGCCCTCTGGTTCGTTCAAGACCTTCAACCCCCGCTGCCGCGCCTCCTTGGGCGTGGTCGCTGGCGGAGGTCAGAGAGAGAAGCCGTTCGGTAAGTCGGGCAATAAGTTCCACGCTTACCGCAGCAAGAGCAAGGCCTACCTGAAGGTGAAGGGAGTGGCCATGAACCCGGTCAACCACCCTCACGGTGGCGGTGGCCACCCCCATGTGGGTAAGCCCAGCACTGTAGGAAGGAACGCGCCGCCTGGAAGAAAGGTCGGTCGCCTATCCCCCAAGCGGAGGAAGTGA
- the rplW gene encoding 50S ribosomal protein L23 — protein MVNTDILLHPYVTEKTMNHMSGTPTQDYKDGNRIEFVVLKEATKKEIKEAFEEYFQVKVVKVWTKRTKEGKRATIQLAEGYSAEDIGMRIGVF, from the coding sequence ATGGTCAACACGGACATACTGCTGCACCCCTATGTAACTGAAAAAACTATGAATCACATGTCGGGAACTCCCACCCAGGATTACAAGGACGGCAACCGGATCGAGTTCGTGGTCCTCAAGGAAGCGACCAAGAAGGAGATCAAGGAGGCCTTCGAGGAGTACTTCCAGGTGAAGGTCGTAAAGGTATGGACCAAGAGAACCAAGGAGGGAAAGCGAGCGACCATCCAGCTCGCCGAGGGATACTCGGCTGAGGACATCGGGATGAGAATAGGAGTGTTCTGA
- a CDS encoding 50S ribosomal protein L4 has protein sequence MAKNSVNIYSVKGDIVKSVELPSAFSADYRPDIIHRAAIAEQANRRQPYGPSPKAGMRHAVSQWGKGRGTSRVQRLTQGNKAAESPNNVGGRRAFPPKPEKDYSKKINRKEKNKAKLSALAALADPEMVKLRGHQFEEGITMPVIVEDDFEKLSTTSDVVSALEKLGVSPDLDRAKDGKKIRAGRGKMRSRKYKTPRSVLLVVSAQEAPVFMGANNLPGVEIVATEGLNAGVLAPGGVAGRLAVFSESALKKVGEW, from the coding sequence ATGGCCAAGAACAGCGTTAACATCTATTCTGTAAAAGGCGACATAGTGAAGAGCGTGGAGCTCCCGAGCGCCTTCTCCGCTGATTACCGCCCTGACATCATCCACAGGGCCGCGATCGCGGAACAGGCGAACAGACGTCAGCCCTACGGGCCTTCCCCCAAGGCAGGCATGAGGCATGCAGTGTCCCAGTGGGGCAAAGGCCGAGGAACATCGCGTGTCCAGAGGCTCACCCAGGGCAACAAGGCTGCGGAATCGCCCAACAACGTCGGCGGACGCAGGGCCTTCCCGCCCAAGCCAGAGAAGGACTACTCCAAGAAGATCAACAGAAAGGAGAAGAACAAGGCCAAGCTGTCCGCTCTGGCCGCCCTCGCTGACCCGGAGATGGTAAAGCTTCGGGGCCATCAGTTCGAGGAAGGTATCACCATGCCGGTGATCGTGGAGGACGACTTCGAGAAGCTCTCCACCACCAGCGATGTCGTGTCCGCCCTGGAGAAACTGGGCGTTTCCCCTGACCTCGATCGAGCAAAGGACGGGAAGAAGATACGGGCCGGCCGGGGCAAGATGAGGAGCAGGAAGTACAAGACCCCCAGGAGCGTCCTGCTGGTCGTTTCTGCACAGGAAGCACCGGTCTTCATGGGCGCCAACAACCTGCCCGGAGTAGAGATCGTAGCGACCGAGGGGCTGAACGCAGGAGTGCTGGCCCCAGGCGGAGTAGCTGGAAGGCTTGCGGTCTTCTCTGAGTCCGCCCTCAAGAAGGTAGGAGAGTGGTAG
- a CDS encoding 50S ribosomal protein L3: MPNKRRPRQGSKAYSPRKRAVSQTPRLDSWPEISEGPKLQGFAGYKAGMTHAFIVDYRKTSLTTGQEVQVPVTVLEVPPMKVAAVRFYESSRYGLRTVGEIWASGVDNALARKLPIPKNQDAEKAWGQLNKNDIEDVRVLTYTQPKFITGVPKKVPDLMETRVGGGSMEQRLEYAKGLLGKEITITEFAKDGAIIDVSAVTKGKGFQGAVKRWGVKLLSHKNSKHRRMIGTLGPKRPGFVRPQVPQAGQMGYHQRTEFNKRIIKIGEKGEEVNPKGGFVHYGNVRNNYVLIHGSVPGPTKRLIRLRDPVRPAGTMLKEAPNMVYVSTESKQGA; the protein is encoded by the coding sequence ATGCCAAACAAGAGACGTCCAAGACAGGGTTCAAAAGCATATTCGCCTAGGAAGCGAGCAGTCAGCCAAACGCCCAGGTTGGATTCCTGGCCCGAGATCAGTGAAGGCCCTAAGCTACAAGGCTTCGCAGGATACAAGGCCGGGATGACCCACGCGTTCATCGTGGACTACCGAAAGACCAGCCTGACCACGGGGCAGGAAGTGCAGGTGCCCGTTACCGTTCTCGAGGTCCCCCCCATGAAGGTAGCGGCCGTGAGGTTCTACGAGAGCTCCCGATATGGCCTGCGGACCGTTGGTGAGATCTGGGCCAGCGGTGTCGACAACGCCCTCGCTCGTAAGCTACCGATCCCCAAGAACCAGGATGCTGAGAAGGCCTGGGGCCAGCTGAACAAGAATGACATCGAGGATGTCCGGGTTCTTACCTACACCCAGCCCAAGTTCATAACCGGAGTGCCCAAGAAGGTCCCCGACCTGATGGAGACCCGCGTCGGCGGTGGCTCCATGGAGCAGCGCCTGGAATATGCGAAGGGATTGTTGGGAAAGGAGATCACTATCACCGAGTTCGCCAAGGACGGGGCCATCATCGATGTGTCCGCGGTCACCAAGGGCAAGGGGTTCCAGGGAGCCGTCAAGAGATGGGGTGTCAAGCTGCTCTCCCACAAGAACTCCAAGCACCGCAGGATGATCGGGACCCTAGGGCCCAAGAGGCCCGGGTTCGTCAGACCCCAGGTCCCCCAGGCCGGTCAGATGGGCTACCATCAGAGGACCGAGTTCAACAAGCGGATCATCAAGATCGGCGAGAAGGGGGAAGAGGTCAACCCCAAGGGCGGGTTCGTCCACTATGGGAATGTAAGAAATAACTACGTGCTCATCCACGGCTCCGTACCGGGCCCTACCAAGAGGCTGATCCGCCTGAGGGACCCAGTAAGACCGGCTGGCACTATGCTCAAGGAGGCGCCTAACATGGTGTATGTCTCCACAGAGTCCAAGCAGGGGGCCTGA